The following proteins are encoded in a genomic region of Amphiura filiformis chromosome 11, Afil_fr2py, whole genome shotgun sequence:
- the LOC140164896 gene encoding uncharacterized protein, with product MASLSDIEEELLVPDTSSRRMGSHMAEERDAREQHVPESTTSSNISSSYFSAVLLMFALSCTAVALAVVPIMITTDEAFLESLRTGEVIVNATFGIVIITICSWYVYMRFKSTDIFISQEHSPTCSFSRRCLDGTIAATNLPTKYTRITVFVFGIGTILGCILNIVQNSLEDSKRLSRILDSIVHLIYIFILFSQLLFFHFYEGKVLCNRSIFHYTIAIMVGAEVWVWVSGTLWPLWLFDWTGNNTDSGHTNITHLPSVLEFSKAFLEPCYVSFATIAISILFNLWHTVGDNKSASNSRQCHRDRRLEYTPNELCESQSPTTPDSDTASDNNDTSPYRKLMVISVRISPFLGLVYLVICVLTGLNQIVFQYYVEIVLYRSIKLVYFTILGILSAILLFKLRQVPIGRRHYPLNSSEYVLLFGTCSDSMYYFLRIVASIGYLTLDSTTDIDSSIAWLYLIYSFVALIQSWIQTKLFIIVRRKHVPSYVKYVLVFISVINFAEWFTRGFNLGFSKNGASQTVTTPIMEQVFGDTSTRVMRLLLLPVMSLYRFHSGMVAVELIHQHQRV from the exons ATGGCGTCACTTAGCGATATTGAGGAAGAGCTGTTGGTACCGGATACTTCAAGTAGAAGAATG GGTAGTCACATGGCAGAAGAACGTGATGCAAGAGAACAGCATGTTCCCGAATCAACAACTTCATCGAACATCAGCAGCAGCTATTTCTCGGCAGTTCTTCTTATGTTCGCACTGAGTTGTACTGCAGTTGCACTAGCCGTTGTGCCTATCATGATAACTACAGATGAAGCATTTTTGGAGTCTTTAAGAACAGGCGAAGTAATTGTGAACGCTACCTTTGGAATTGTAATCATCACAATCTGTTCCTGGTATGTTTACATGCGCTTCAAATCGACTGATATTTTTATTTCTCAAGAGCACAGCCCAACCTGTTCTTTCAGTAGGAGATGCCTGGATGGAACAATAGCAGCAACAAATTTACCTACGAAATACACACGTAttactgtttttgtttttggtataGGAACAATACTTGGTTGCATTTTAAATATTGTGCAAAACTCTCTAGAAGACTCTAAAAGACTCTCTAGAATACTCGATAGCATCGTTCATCTCATCTACATTTTCATACTTTTTTCCCAATTACTCTTTTTTCACTTCTACGAGGGAAAAGTATTATGCAATCGCAGTATTTTTCATTACACAATCGCAATTATGGTTGGCGCTGAAGTGTGGGTATGGGTTAGCGGAACACTTTGGCCGCTTTGGCTCTTCGACTGGACAGGAAACAACACAGATTCCGGACACACAAACATTACACATTTGCCGTCTGTTTTAGAGTTTTCTAAGGCGTTCTTGGAGCCATGTTATGTTTCATTTGCTACTATCGCTATaagtattttgtttaatttatggCATACCGTAGGCGACAACAAATCGGCATCAAACTCTAGACAGTGCCACAGAGATCGTCGTTTGGAATACACTCCAAATGAACTTTGTGAATCTCAGTCCCCAACAACACCAGACAGCGACACTGCATCAGATAACAACGATACTTCCCCATACCGTAAGCTCATGGTCATTTCCGTACGAATTTCACCCTTTTTAGGGCTAGTATACTTGGTTATCTGTGTACTTACAGGTTTGAATCAGATCGTTTTCCAATATTATGTGGAAATTGTCTTATATCGCTCCATAAAACTGGTTTATTTTACGATCCTAGGTATCCTTTCTGCCATCTTGCTCTTCAAACTTCGCCAAGTTCCTATAGGCCGACGCCATTATCCTCTCAATAGCAGCGAGTATGTGTTACTATTCGGGACATGCAGTGACAGTATGTACTATTTTCTTCGTATAGTTGCCTCGATTGGGTACCTTACGTTAGACAGCACAACCGATATTGACAGTAGTATTGCATGGCTCTATCTTATTTATTCCTTTGTTGCTCTCATACAAAGTTGGATTCAAACCAAACTGTTTATAATTGTACGTAGAAAGCATGTTCCAAGCTACGTGAAatatgttttggtgtttatatctGTTATAAATTTTGCTGAATGGTTTACCAGAGGTTTCAATTTAGGATTCAGTAAAAACGGTGCGTCACAAACAGTGACTACTCCGATTATGGAACAAGTTTTTGGCGATACTTCCACCAGAGTTATGCGACTTTTGCTACTGCCAGTCATGAGTCTTTATCGATTTCATTCAGGTATGGTGGCTGTTGAACTGATACATCAACATCAGAGAGTCTAG
- the LOC140164895 gene encoding uncharacterized protein: protein MASPIDIEEELLVPDSSNGDIGHHETIVPESTNLPNRSINSSWNSSSYLSAVLLMIALSSTGVALAVVPIMIPTDEVFLVTLRTAEVIVRATFGFAIIAICSGYIYMRFKSTDIFASQEYDPTFSLSGNWLAAARTPRSLSTKYMLITLFVFGTGTILSCILYIVQYSLEHKFLGVIDNIVYIFILCFQLTFFYYYEGEVLYNRSIFHYTIAIMVGAEVWAWVGETLWPLWIFDWAGNTTDSGHTNITDLPSVLEFSKEFLEPFYVEFATIAISILFHLWHTISENKAPSNNTSEQCNREPRSLKYPITDPTANDICRSQSTIQDNVNSPDNNCTSLHRKLMILSGLLSTVLGLLYVVICELTNLNQIIFPYYVEIILYRFLKLVYFTILCILSTLLLFKLRQFQIHNYPLNSSEYVLLLGTCSDSIYYFLRIVASIGYLTLDSTTDTKSSTAWLYLIYSFVAIFQIWIQTKLFLIVRRKHIPRYVKYVLVFISAINFAEWFQRGLHLGISKHGASETVTSPIMDQFFGDTSTRILRLLLLPVMILYRFHSGMVAVELIHEH from the exons ATGGCGTCACCTATCGATATTGAGGAAGAATTGTTGGTACCAGATTCGTCGAATGGAGACATA GGTCATCATGAAACGATTGTTCCCGAATCAACAAATCTGCCCAATCGTAGCATCAACAGTAGCTGGAACAGCAGCAGCTATTTGTCGGCAGTTCTTCTCATGATCGCACTGAGTAGTACCGGAGTTGCACTAGCCGTTGTGCCTATCATGATACCTACAGATGAAGTGTTTTTGGTGACTTTAAGAACGGCGGAAGTTATAGTAAGAGCTACTTTCGGATTTGCAATCATCGCAATCTGTTCCGGGTACATCTACATGCGCTTCAAATCGACTGATATCTTTGCTTCGCAAGAGTATGACCCTACTTTTTCTCTCAGCGGAAATTGGTTGGCTGCAGCAAGGACACCAAGAAGTTTGTCTACGAAATACATGCTGATAACTCTTTTTGTTTTTGGTACAGGAACAATACTTAGTTGCATTTTATATATTGTGCAATactctttagaacataaatttcTTGGAGTAATAGACAACATCGtctatattttcatactttgtttCCAATTAACATTCTTTTATTATTACGAAGGAGAGGTACTGTACAATCGCAGTATTTTTCATTACACAATCGCAATTATGGTTGGCGCGGAAGTTTGGGCATGGGTCGGCGAGACACTTTGGCCACTTTGGATCTTCGACTGGGCAGGAAACACGACAGACTCAGGACACACAAACATTACAGATTTGCCGTCTGTTTTAGAGTTTTCTAAGGAGTTCTTGGAGCCATTTTACGTTGAATTTGCTACTATCGCTATaagcattttgtttcatttatggCATACTATAAGTGAAAACAAAGCGCCATCAAACAACACATCTGAACAATGCAATAGAGAACCCCGTAGTTTAAAATATCCTATAACAGACCCCACAGCAAATGATATTTGTCGATCTCAATCAACCATACAAGATAACGTCAATTCACCAGACAACAACTGCACTTCCTTACACCGCAAGCTCATGATCCTGTCCGGGCTACTCTCCACCGTTTTAGGGCTACTTTACGTAGTTATTTGTGAGCTTACTAATTTGAATCAAATAATTTTTCCATACTATGTGGAAATTATTTTATATCGCTTCCTAAAACTTGTTTATTTTACTATCCTGTGTATCCTTTCCACACTCTTACTCTTCAAACTTCGCCAATTTCAGATACACAATTATCCTCTCAACAGCAGCGAGTATGTGTTACTACTCGGGACCTGTAGTGACAGTATTTACTATTTTCTTCGTATAGTTGCCTCGATCGGGTATCTTACGTTAGACAGCACCACCGACACTAAGAGTAGTACTGCATGGCTCTATCTGATTTACTCCTTTGTTGCCATCTTTCAAATTTGGATTCAAACCAAACTTTTTCTAATCGTCCGTAGAAAACATATTCCACGCTACGTGAAATATGTTTTGGTGTTTATCTCTGCTATAAATTTTGCTGAATGGTTTCAGAGAGGTCTACATTTAGGAATCAGTAAGCACGGCGCGTCAGAAACAGTAACGAGTCCGATTATGGACCAGTTTTTCGGCGATACTTCCACCAGAATTTTGCGACTTTTGCTACTGCCAGTCATGATTCTCTATCGATTTCATTCAGGTATGGTGGCTGTTGAACTGATACATGAACATTAA
- the LOC140164897 gene encoding metabotropic glutamate receptor-like, giving the protein MHSSKYSISILLWVVLIIDKCMLVAGGSTNCSLQYTIPGDYILGGIFSLFTNSKSPCEEIGGKLDAKGVFQAEAMRYAIEQINNNSELLPYVTLGASFVDDGWAESVALRHTLNFVQEELDCYEDVDKNITSSSPPLIGIVGTSRSATTIPSTRLAELYDISLVSYYASSEELADKTQFPYFLRTIPPDGLQTGAIVDLLSHYEWNYIGLIHSVDSYGIHGARQLQLKLEARGICVAFVASVSDSATEKELIEVTNRIEEFNMARTIVMFSSGKTANKVLEQVKQANLTREISWIGGDDWGFDLLNQGYAEITEGAMFTRFFSINIPPFEKYVRGLKFEEPSLSPWMRAYWEANMVNSDCDDSKSCELALIDDFSGNYITLPVIDAVYVYAYGLHSLLIERCGYNDTNCHKSYSKQITGPELYQHLRKVEFDSFGGSFYFDAIANPPGKYILRNWQQSETNYQFVEIGKWESLQNGSTRLTINKEKVKFFNGVAIPSSICMTDCQPGEIIVPLEQKCCWGCQRCQDENYIVVKGTTCEICPIATWPDLDFTDCIPIKPTSINWDNAIALAIMIASVVGLTLSGATLIAMWQYRERRIIKAAGRELSAINFAGIIMSFISPFVLLLPPTTSVCISMDALISMSFTLTYASTLLKVNRIFRIFNASKKSVKRPGMLGPKDQIVMACGFIFVQIVIVVIGSIVVPTERVILVPNRSEKYAEYFCLFDYGFLAACVYNALLVFFMLLLRVPYEASTR; this is encoded by the exons ATGCATTCCTCCAAATACTCCATTAGTATTTTATTGTGGGTTGTTTTAATCATCGACAAATGCATGTTAGTCGCTGGAGGAAGCACAAATTGTTCACTGCAATACACTATACCCGGAGACTACATACTCGGTGGTATATTCTCATTATTTACCaactcaaaatcaccatgcgagGAAATTGGCGGGAAATTAGACGCGAAAGGTGTATTTCAAGCAGAAGCTATGCGCTACGCTATAGAACAAATCAACAACAACAGTGAACTGCTACCTTACGTTACTTTAGGGGCCAGCTTTGTAGATGATGGTTGGGCCGAAAGCGTTGCCCTGCGACACACCCTCAATTTTGTACAAGAAGAATTGGATTGTTATGAAGATGTTGATAAAAATATAACATCATCATCGCCACCGTTGATTGGAATTGTTGGTACATCCAGGAGTGCTACAACTATACCATCAACCCGCCTAGCTGAGCTCTATGATATCTCTCTCGTGTCATACTACGCTAGCAGTGAAGAACTTGCGGACAAGACTCAGTTTCCGTATTTCTTAAGAACAATTCCACCTGATGGCTTACAAACGGGCGCAATTGTTGATTTATTAAGCCATTATGAATGGAATTATATTGGGTTAATTCATTCTGTAGACAGCTATGGTATTCACGGTGCTAGACAATTGCAACTAAAGCTTGAAGCAAGAGGTATCTGCGTGGCTTTTGTGGCTTCAGTGTCTGATAGTGCCACAGAGAAAGAACTAATCGAGGTTACCAATCGGATAGAAGAATTTAACATGGCCCGTACCATTGTTATGTTTTCATCTGGAAAGACAGCCAACAAAGTTCTTGAACAGGTTAAACAAGCAAATTTGACACGTGAGATAAGCTGGATTGGTGGAGATGACTGGGGGTTTGACTTACTTAACCAGGGTTACGCAGAGATTACTGAAGGGGCTATGTTCACAAGATTTTTCAGTATAAACATACCTCCTTTTGAAAAGTACGTGAGAGGTTTGAAGTTTGAAGAGCCTTCACTGAGTCCATGGATGCGCGCTTATTGGGAAGCCAACATGGTGAATTCTGATTGCGACGATTCAAAATCTTGTGAATTGGCGCTCATTGATGATTTTAGTGGTAATTATATAACTTTGCCAGTTATTGACGCTGTCTATGTTTACGCCTATGGTCTTCACTCACTCCTCATCGAAAGATGTGGCTATAATGATACAAATTGTCACAAATCGTACTCCAAGCAAATTACTGGACCAGAACTGTACCAACATTTACGAAAAGTCGAGTTTGACAGTTTTGGCGGGAGTTTTTACTTTGACGCGATTGCTAACCCTCCCGGAAAGTACATTTTACGGAATTGGCAGCAATCTGAGACGAACTACCAATTTGTAGAAATTGGAAAGTGGGAATCTTTGCAAAATGGTAGCACACGCTTGACAATAAACAAAGAGAAAGTAAAGTTTTTCAATGGGGTAGCAATTCCGTCTTCAATATGTATGACAGACTGCCAACCGGGTGAGATTATCGTCCCATTAGAGCAGAAGTGTTGTTGGGGATGCCAGCGTTGTCAAGATGAAAATTACATTGTTGTCAAAGGAACAACTTGCGAGATATGTCCTATAGCCACCTGGCCAGATTTGGACTTTACCGATTGTATTCCAATAAAACCTACCAGCATTAATTGGGATAATGCTATTGCTTTAGCAATAATGATAGCATCAGTTGTTGGTTTAACTTTATCTGGGGCTACTCTTATAGCCATGTGGCAATATCGTGAAAGACGAATTATCAAGGCTGCAG GTCGCGAGCTAAGCGCTATCAATTTTGCTGGAATCATCATGTCCTTCATTTCACCATTTGTCCTCCTTCTACCACCAACCACGTCAGTGTGTATCTCTATGGACGCTTTGATATCCATGTCATTTACGCTGACCTACGCATCCACCTTGTTAAAAGTCAACCGAATCTTCAGGATCTTCAACGCGTCAAAGAAGAGCGTCAAAAGACCCGGAATGCTTGGACCGAAGGATCAAATTGTAATGGCTTGCGgctttatttttgtacag